One region of Bacteroidota bacterium genomic DNA includes:
- a CDS encoding SAM-dependent methyltransferase, translating to MNTNGTLYLIPTFLSEENPDILTTDGKNILYHLDEFIVENEKTARRFLKLIKSPVAQSSFVFHLLNEHTKDIEISAFLQPLKEGKNVGLMSEAGCPGVADPGSEVVRLAHASGIKVMPLIGPSSILLALMASGMNGQSFVFHGYLPRESESRKQKIKELEKDALKKKQTQLFIETPYRNNAMLQDLLLCCASETLLCIACNLTGKEESIETKSIGQWKRKLPDLNKKPCIFLLGK from the coding sequence ATGAACACTAACGGTACATTATACCTGATACCTACTTTTCTTTCAGAGGAGAATCCTGATATCCTGACCACAGATGGAAAAAACATACTTTACCATCTGGATGAATTTATTGTTGAAAATGAAAAAACAGCAAGGCGATTTCTGAAGCTTATCAAAAGTCCTGTTGCCCAATCATCATTTGTCTTCCACTTACTCAATGAACACACAAAAGATATTGAAATCTCAGCATTCCTCCAACCGTTGAAAGAGGGAAAAAATGTCGGCCTGATGAGCGAAGCCGGATGTCCGGGAGTTGCGGATCCGGGAAGTGAGGTTGTAAGATTGGCGCACGCATCCGGAATAAAAGTGATGCCCTTGATTGGTCCATCGAGTATTCTTCTGGCCTTGATGGCAAGTGGAATGAATGGACAGAGTTTTGTTTTTCATGGTTATTTACCGCGTGAATCGGAAAGCAGAAAACAGAAAATCAAGGAACTCGAAAAAGATGCGCTGAAAAAGAAACAAACTCAGTTGTTCATTGAAACTCCTTATCGAAACAATGCGATGTTGCAGGATTTATTACTTTGTTGCGCATCCGAAACCCTCTTGTGCATTGCCTGTAACCTGACCGGAAAAGAGGAATCCATTGAAACCAAATCCATCGGACAATGGAAGAGAAAACTACCCGATCTCAACAAGAAACCATGTATTTTTCTACTAGGTAAATAA
- a CDS encoding low molecular weight phosphotyrosine protein phosphatase — MKVLMVCLGNICRSPMAEGILRKLAQDKNIPIEVDSAGTGNWHSGEAPDRRAISTASRFGVDISKLVARQFNKSDFSRFDKIFVMDESNYRDVEKLANSIEEKKKIDLLLAHSSSNLNSDVPDPWFGNEDGFVPVYKLIEDACKNFLSSIEQNPKL, encoded by the coding sequence ATGAAAGTATTGATGGTTTGCCTTGGAAACATTTGTCGTTCCCCAATGGCAGAAGGAATTCTAAGAAAGCTGGCACAGGATAAGAATATCCCGATAGAAGTGGATTCAGCCGGCACCGGCAACTGGCATTCAGGTGAAGCTCCTGATCGTCGTGCTATTTCTACAGCTTCCCGTTTTGGAGTGGATATATCTAAATTGGTAGCAAGGCAATTCAATAAAAGTGATTTCTCCCGTTTCGATAAAATTTTCGTCATGGATGAATCCAACTACCGGGATGTAGAAAAATTGGCGAATTCAATTGAAGAAAAAAAGAAGATTGATTTATTGCTTGCACATTCCTCAAGCAATTTAAACTCAGATGTACCTGATCCCTGGTTTGGAAATGAAGATGGATTTGTACCTGTATATAAATTGATTGAGGATGCTTGTAAAAATTTCCTTTCAAGCATTGAACAGAATCCCAAATTATAG
- a CDS encoding dihydroorotase, translating to MKILIKEVTLVKPGSSDSGSVHDVLIIDGIIQKIATPGSLSLNDGETIHAKNKYLSAGWFDLHVNFREPGYEYKEDLKSGCKAAAQGGFTGVLCMPSTFPPIHTKSEVEFVLNKTKNELVEVHVAGTLSHQREGKDLSEMYDMSTAGAIAFTDDKRAVQDAGLMTRALLYAKNFGGRIFSFADDCSLSSKGQMNEGVTSTTLGLKGIPSIAEEVMISRDLQLTAYTESAIHFSTITTKAATNLIREAKLKGLKVSADVSALHLAMDDSELSDFNTMLKVKPPLRTSDDIEALIEALNDGTISAICSDHSPEDPENKVKEFDLAAFGASGLETAFGAACKAIEKKVSLDVLIDKFSNGPRRVLGLPEINIEEGAIANLTLFDPNIVWTVDDSKFLSKSINNPFTGKELKGKAIAVLNNDQFHICS from the coding sequence ATGAAAATCCTGATCAAAGAAGTCACTCTGGTAAAACCCGGTTCTTCTGATTCCGGATCTGTACACGATGTTCTCATCATTGATGGAATCATTCAAAAAATCGCCACACCCGGATCTCTCAGTTTAAATGACGGAGAAACGATTCATGCAAAGAATAAATATTTATCGGCGGGATGGTTTGATCTCCACGTAAATTTCAGAGAACCGGGATATGAGTATAAAGAAGATTTAAAAAGCGGATGCAAAGCCGCTGCTCAGGGTGGTTTTACGGGTGTCTTATGCATGCCTTCCACCTTTCCTCCTATCCATACCAAATCGGAAGTAGAGTTTGTGCTGAATAAAACAAAGAATGAACTTGTGGAAGTGCATGTAGCAGGAACCTTATCGCATCAAAGGGAAGGTAAAGACCTGAGTGAAATGTATGACATGTCAACTGCCGGCGCAATTGCATTCACTGACGACAAACGAGCGGTTCAGGATGCAGGATTAATGACGCGGGCATTACTGTACGCTAAAAATTTCGGCGGACGAATTTTTTCATTCGCGGATGATTGTTCTCTTTCCTCAAAAGGACAGATGAATGAAGGAGTTACCAGTACAACCCTTGGTCTAAAAGGAATCCCCTCTATCGCGGAAGAAGTAATGATCAGTCGTGACCTTCAGTTGACGGCTTACACGGAATCGGCGATACATTTTTCTACCATTACCACCAAAGCAGCTACGAATTTGATTCGTGAAGCAAAGCTAAAAGGATTGAAAGTAAGTGCAGATGTTTCTGCACTGCACCTTGCCATGGATGACAGTGAATTGTCAGATTTTAATACCATGCTAAAAGTGAAGCCGCCTTTACGTACATCAGATGATATAGAAGCATTAATTGAAGCTTTGAACGACGGAACCATTTCAGCTATTTGTTCTGACCATAGCCCTGAAGATCCGGAAAATAAAGTAAAAGAATTTGACCTTGCCGCGTTTGGTGCCTCCGGATTGGAAACCGCTTTTGGCGCAGCTTGTAAAGCAATCGAAAAAAAAGTAAGTCTTGATGTATTGATTGATAAATTCTCGAATGGCCCACGCAGGGTCCTTGGCTTACCTGAAATTAATATCGAAGAAGGAGCTATTGCAAACCTTACTTTGTTCGATCCAAATATTGTATGGACTGTCGATGATTCAAAATTCCTGTCTAAATCAATAAACAATCCATTTACCGGTAAGGAACTGAAAGGAAAAGCTATTGCAGTATTAAACAATGATCAATTCCACATTTGTTCCTGA
- a CDS encoding BatA domain-containing protein: MRFIYPEFLFALFALAIPVIIHLFNFRRFKKVLFTNVKFLREIKQDTQSKSKLKHLLILISRLLAVAFLVFAFAQPYVPQNKDVKRKSMRKVSIFIDNSFSMEAVGKEGSLFSLAQKKAHEIAMAFSPGDQFQLLTNDFEAHHQRLLSREELLLEIDQLHPGPAVKSLSEIVLRQHDALFGGNADVTSDHIAYILSDFQRSQMNPENLKPDTMLQLNFVPLTASLQQNIYIDTCYINTPFIQLNSNNELVVRVKNNSEKEIENIPLKLTINGVQKSLASVSLSGNAVTDIRLSFTISQAGWQNAELSITDYPVTFDDNYYFTFKVRPSIQLLAINGKEESQNLKALFGNDPYFVFKNTNAVQVDYSSFRNNQMIILNEVQELSSGLSQELRRYVLQGGELFIIPSPEADLNSYRELMEPMGAPVYLTMNRGVEKVTKIEKDHNLFKDVFEKNKNLPENLDLPLVSAYYSLSKSSKNREEALLKLQSGNTFLGMSNYGNGQLYFLAVPLGKEFSNFSRHALFVPIFIKSALTGSSEIGAPLIIGRNQEITFKDSVFPGDNILHLVNKELQFDIIPEIRRMENSMVLSVHDQIRSSGTYEIRADKSMLSGISFNYDRTESDLTCYSQDELEKLMQASNGKNFNIIQAQGKDLTHSLTQMNDGRQLWKFCILLVLVFLACEILLVRFFRS; encoded by the coding sequence ATGCGGTTTATCTATCCTGAATTCCTTTTCGCTTTATTCGCTCTGGCGATACCGGTAATTATCCATCTTTTTAATTTCCGGCGATTTAAGAAGGTCCTCTTTACCAATGTCAAATTTCTTAGAGAGATAAAGCAGGACACTCAATCGAAATCAAAACTCAAACACCTCCTCATTTTAATCTCGCGATTGCTTGCAGTTGCATTTTTGGTCTTCGCTTTTGCTCAGCCATACGTTCCTCAAAATAAGGATGTTAAGAGAAAATCGATGAGAAAAGTGAGCATTTTCATCGACAATTCCTTCAGCATGGAAGCTGTCGGAAAAGAAGGCAGTCTGTTTAGCCTGGCTCAGAAAAAAGCCCACGAAATCGCAATGGCTTTTTCTCCCGGTGATCAGTTTCAATTGCTGACGAATGATTTTGAAGCACATCATCAGCGATTATTGAGCAGGGAAGAACTTTTACTTGAAATTGATCAACTGCATCCGGGTCCGGCAGTGAAATCCCTTTCAGAAATTGTGCTTCGTCAACACGATGCATTATTTGGAGGCAATGCGGATGTAACCAGCGATCATATTGCATATATCCTTTCCGATTTTCAGCGCAGCCAGATGAATCCTGAAAATCTGAAACCGGATACAATGCTTCAGCTGAATTTCGTACCACTGACCGCCAGCCTTCAACAGAATATCTATATCGATACCTGCTATATCAATACCCCTTTCATTCAGCTGAACTCAAACAACGAATTGGTTGTACGAGTCAAAAACAACAGCGAAAAAGAAATCGAAAATATTCCATTAAAGCTGACCATCAATGGCGTTCAGAAATCGCTGGCAAGTGTAAGCCTTAGCGGCAATGCTGTAACAGATATTCGTCTCTCTTTCACAATTTCACAAGCGGGATGGCAAAATGCTGAGTTATCGATCACCGACTATCCTGTTACTTTTGATGACAATTATTATTTCACTTTCAAAGTCAGACCATCTATTCAGCTTCTTGCAATTAACGGGAAAGAAGAAAGCCAAAACCTGAAGGCACTTTTTGGCAATGATCCTTATTTTGTTTTCAAAAACACCAACGCTGTTCAGGTTGATTATTCTTCATTCAGAAATAATCAAATGATTATACTTAATGAAGTACAAGAGTTGTCATCCGGCTTGTCGCAGGAATTGAGAAGATATGTTTTGCAGGGTGGAGAATTATTTATTATTCCTTCTCCGGAAGCAGATTTGAATTCATACAGAGAATTAATGGAACCAATGGGTGCCCCGGTATATCTGACAATGAACCGTGGTGTTGAGAAGGTAACAAAAATCGAAAAGGATCACAATCTGTTCAAAGATGTTTTCGAAAAAAATAAAAACCTTCCTGAAAATCTTGACCTGCCACTGGTGAGTGCTTACTATTCGCTTTCCAAATCGAGTAAAAACCGGGAAGAGGCTTTGCTTAAACTTCAGAGCGGAAATACATTCCTGGGAATGAGTAACTATGGTAATGGCCAGTTATATTTCCTTGCTGTTCCGCTGGGAAAAGAGTTCAGCAATTTTTCACGTCATGCTTTGTTTGTACCAATTTTCATCAAGTCAGCATTAACCGGATCATCTGAAATCGGTGCTCCTCTGATCATCGGCAGAAATCAGGAAATCACTTTCAAGGACAGTGTATTCCCGGGAGATAATATTTTGCACCTTGTCAACAAGGAATTGCAATTCGACATTATTCCTGAAATAAGAAGAATGGAAAACAGCATGGTGCTTTCGGTGCACGATCAGATCCGGTCCTCCGGAACCTACGAAATCAGAGCAGACAAATCCATGCTATCAGGGATTTCATTTAACTACGATCGCACTGAATCAGATCTGACCTGTTATTCTCAGGACGAACTCGAAAAACTGATGCAGGCATCCAATGGAAAGAACTTTAATATCATCCAGGCTCAAGGCAAGGATCTCACTCATTCGCTCACACAAATGAATGATGGAAGGCAATTGTGGAAATTCTGTATCCTGCTTGTCCTTGTTTTCCTGGCATGTGAAATCTTACTGGTCCGATTCTTCCGCTCCTGA
- a CDS encoding TIGR02757 family protein, with product MKLLQKAELKEFLDEKVSLYNRPDFIPLDPVSIPHLFYKKEDIEISAFLSATIAWGQRSVILKNARELMRLMDDSPHDFILNFALKDLRRFNLFRHRTFNSEDCRVFMLHLQNIYRKNGGLEQVMNTAIPKDASHLGTSISVWRNLFCSIPHAKRTEKHFADPARGSASKRINMFLRWMVRQDKAGVDFGLWKNIQPSLLTCPLDVHSGRVARKLGILHRNQNDWQAATELTGFLKELDPQDPVKYDFALFGLGVSEKF from the coding sequence ATGAAACTACTTCAAAAGGCAGAATTAAAGGAATTTTTGGATGAAAAAGTCAGCTTGTACAACAGGCCTGACTTTATTCCTTTGGATCCGGTAAGTATTCCTCATCTTTTCTACAAAAAAGAGGATATTGAAATCTCAGCTTTTCTATCGGCTACCATTGCCTGGGGGCAAAGGTCCGTTATCCTTAAAAATGCCCGGGAATTGATGCGGCTGATGGATGATTCGCCCCATGATTTTATCCTGAATTTTGCATTGAAAGACCTCCGGAGATTCAATTTGTTTCGACATCGTACGTTTAATTCGGAAGATTGCCGTGTTTTTATGCTACATCTTCAAAACATTTACAGAAAAAACGGTGGGCTCGAACAAGTCATGAATACTGCAATTCCCAAAGACGCTTCTCACCTCGGAACATCGATATCAGTCTGGAGAAATTTATTTTGCTCGATTCCACATGCCAAACGCACCGAGAAACATTTTGCAGACCCTGCAAGAGGTTCTGCTTCAAAACGGATCAATATGTTTCTGCGTTGGATGGTTCGTCAGGATAAAGCCGGTGTTGATTTTGGGCTATGGAAAAATATACAACCTTCACTCCTTACCTGCCCACTGGATGTGCACTCGGGAAGAGTCGCCCGAAAACTAGGCATCCTTCATAGAAATCAAAACGACTGGCAGGCAGCGACTGAATTGACGGGCTTTTTAAAAGAACTGGATCCACAGGACCCGGTAAAATATGATTTCGCCTTGTTCGGTTTAGGTGTGTCTGAGAAATTTTGA
- a CDS encoding response regulator produces the protein MKSTRAYKEIAYSEAKPEPRFNKVIIVDSSEVDLFISETILNALHVAKEVKKQLSQDEVINFLNNVTRLSDVPELIFLNLDMPNDGGFRFLEEFNNLSDFIRSKCKIVVTTTALDQDTKHKVLMNPSVVRYLVKPLDVFQLKDFIYN, from the coding sequence ATGAAATCGACCAGAGCCTACAAAGAAATTGCTTACAGCGAAGCAAAACCAGAACCAAGATTCAATAAAGTAATCATTGTAGATAGCAGTGAGGTGGACCTGTTTATCAGCGAAACAATTCTGAATGCTCTGCATGTGGCTAAAGAGGTGAAAAAACAACTGAGCCAGGATGAGGTGATCAATTTCCTCAATAATGTGACTCGTTTGAGCGATGTCCCGGAATTGATTTTTCTGAACCTTGATATGCCAAATGACGGCGGATTCCGTTTCCTCGAAGAATTTAATAACCTGTCAGACTTTATTCGCAGCAAATGCAAAATAGTAGTGACCACTACTGCTCTTGATCAGGACACTAAGCATAAAGTGTTGATGAACCCAAGTGTTGTACGTTACCTGGTTAAACCACTTGATGTATTCCAACTTAAGGATTTCATCTACAACTAA
- a CDS encoding helix-turn-helix transcriptional regulator, whose translation MKTAKKSKDEMLINLGVAIRKLRIKKGYKSAELFSYENNLNRTAYWRWENGQNLTMKNFFKLCSIHKLTPKDFFDSMEGNKQDRYSLSFLNEPNENNKITN comes from the coding sequence ATGAAAACGGCTAAAAAATCAAAAGATGAAATGCTTATCAACCTGGGTGTAGCAATAAGAAAGCTACGAATTAAAAAAGGATACAAATCAGCTGAACTATTCAGCTATGAAAATAATCTAAATAGAACAGCTTACTGGAGATGGGAAAATGGCCAAAATTTAACTATGAAAAATTTCTTTAAGTTATGTTCAATTCACAAATTAACTCCAAAAGATTTCTTTGACAGCATGGAGGGTAATAAACAAGATCGATATTCGTTATCGTTCTTAAATGAGCCAAATGAAAATAATAAAATTACGAACTAA
- the mnmH gene encoding tRNA 2-selenouridine(34) synthase MnmH, which produces MTVVKTTEEFLQEQREKNWLLLDVRSQSEFSQGHIPGAVNLPLLNDEHRRIVGTTYKQKGREEAVQAGFDLVGPSFGDFVRQAKSLSKSKTIFLYCWRGGMRSGIMSWILNMAGFQVHVLKGGYKAFRNWAMTQFSIPRKTIVIGGATGSGKTELLDCLLKDGGQVIDLEGLANHKGSSFGALGQPPQPTYEQFENNLALNWRYSDPDSILWLENESHAIGRVKIPDPLFEIILNSPLIEVIVPKKIRAERILHEYGHFPPVSLAECTARLQKRLGGLRTQQALSALEEKNFDVWIDILLDYYDKTYSHGNEERKNKVIRSIEISDGESHHEFAKRIETFGNEILNQII; this is translated from the coding sequence ATGACGGTAGTAAAAACAACAGAAGAGTTCCTTCAGGAGCAAAGAGAAAAAAACTGGCTACTGCTTGATGTCAGAAGTCAATCGGAATTTTCGCAGGGACATATTCCAGGGGCAGTAAATCTGCCTTTGCTCAATGATGAGCACCGAAGAATTGTCGGTACTACTTATAAGCAAAAAGGACGGGAAGAAGCAGTACAGGCAGGCTTTGATCTTGTGGGTCCTTCTTTCGGCGATTTTGTAAGACAGGCTAAAAGCCTTAGTAAATCTAAAACCATCTTTCTTTACTGTTGGAGAGGGGGAATGCGTTCCGGTATTATGTCCTGGATTTTGAACATGGCGGGTTTCCAGGTACATGTATTGAAAGGTGGATACAAAGCGTTTCGTAACTGGGCAATGACCCAGTTTTCTATCCCAAGGAAAACCATTGTAATTGGTGGGGCAACCGGTTCCGGTAAGACGGAATTGCTGGATTGTTTGCTCAAAGATGGAGGGCAGGTGATAGATCTGGAAGGCCTGGCCAACCACAAAGGTTCTTCTTTTGGTGCATTGGGGCAGCCTCCTCAACCAACCTATGAGCAATTCGAAAATAATCTTGCTTTAAACTGGAGATATTCTGATCCTGACAGCATCCTCTGGTTGGAAAATGAAAGCCATGCCATCGGCAGAGTAAAGATTCCTGATCCACTCTTTGAAATTATCCTGAATTCACCTTTGATTGAAGTGATCGTTCCTAAAAAAATCAGGGCGGAAAGAATCCTTCATGAATATGGACATTTTCCTCCGGTTTCTTTAGCTGAATGTACTGCTAGGCTTCAAAAACGTTTAGGAGGCTTACGAACACAGCAGGCTTTATCCGCTTTGGAAGAGAAAAACTTTGATGTCTGGATTGACATTCTACTTGATTATTATGATAAAACTTATTCTCACGGAAACGAAGAGAGGAAAAATAAAGTAATCAGGAGTATAGAAATTTCTGATGGTGAATCTCATCATGAATTTGCAAAAAGAATTGAAACATTTGGAAATGAAATTTTAAACCAGATCATTTGA